A DNA window from Aestuariispira ectoiniformans contains the following coding sequences:
- the bluB gene encoding 5,6-dimethylbenzimidazole synthase produces MSDTALPPIFDADFQHHFHDLLEWRRDVRHFKTDPLPHGMLEELLDVANLAPSVGLSQPWRFVIVDSPERRTAITSNFEQENAAALGDYEGEKAKTYASLKLSGLHDAPVQLAVFCDPDPDQGAGLGRRTMPETLAYSCTMAIHTLWLYARTKGLGLGWVSILTPDFINQALDVPENWQFIGYFCLGYPQQNDNVPELQRRGWENRHAPEILRR; encoded by the coding sequence ATGAGTGATACAGCCCTCCCCCCCATTTTCGACGCCGATTTTCAGCATCATTTCCATGACTTGCTGGAATGGCGACGCGACGTGCGGCATTTCAAGACGGACCCGCTGCCCCACGGCATGCTGGAGGAGCTGTTGGACGTTGCCAATCTCGCCCCCTCTGTAGGCCTCAGCCAGCCCTGGCGCTTTGTCATCGTGGACAGCCCGGAGCGCCGGACCGCAATCACATCGAATTTCGAACAGGAAAACGCCGCCGCCTTGGGCGACTACGAGGGGGAAAAGGCCAAAACCTATGCCTCCCTGAAACTGTCCGGTCTTCACGACGCCCCGGTTCAGCTCGCGGTCTTCTGCGACCCGGACCCGGACCAGGGCGCGGGCCTCGGCCGCCGGACCATGCCGGAGACGCTGGCCTATTCCTGCACCATGGCGATCCACACTTTGTGGCTTTACGCCCGCACCAAAGGCCTGGGCCTGGGTTGGGTGTCGATCCTGACGCCGGACTTCATCAATCAGGCGCTGGATGTGCCGGAGAACTGGCAGTTCATAGGCTATTTCTGCCTGGGCTATCCGCAGCAGAACGACAATGTGCCGGAATTGCAAAGGCGTGGCTGGGAAAACCGCCACGCCCCTGAAATTCTCCGCCGCTAG
- the rsmD gene encoding 16S rRNA (guanine(966)-N(2))-methyltransferase RsmD yields the protein MRIIAGRFRGAKLQSPEGEDTRPTADRAREALFNLLVHGKFAHLLKGGRIADVFAGTGSIGLEALSRGAAEAVFVEKHKPALAALKANIDKCRARDNCTIVARDATAPGRAASPCDIVFLDAPYRQNLSEPALLALLDNGWLAEGGLVIVQTDPKESFTPPETLTVVDERKYGAARLYFMTAVDQD from the coding sequence ATGCGGATCATTGCCGGTCGTTTCCGTGGCGCGAAACTGCAGTCACCTGAAGGGGAGGACACCCGTCCCACAGCAGACCGCGCCCGCGAAGCCCTGTTCAATCTGCTGGTCCACGGAAAATTCGCTCATCTCCTGAAGGGTGGCCGGATCGCCGATGTCTTTGCAGGGACCGGCAGCATCGGGCTGGAGGCGCTAAGCCGGGGTGCCGCGGAAGCCGTCTTCGTGGAAAAACACAAACCCGCACTCGCAGCCCTGAAAGCCAATATCGACAAATGCCGCGCCCGTGACAACTGCACTATCGTTGCCCGCGACGCCACCGCACCCGGACGGGCAGCCAGTCCCTGCGATATTGTCTTTCTCGACGCCCCCTACCGGCAGAACCTGTCTGAACCGGCATTGCTGGCCCTGCTGGACAATGGTTGGCTGGCCGAAGGCGGACTGGTCATCGTACAGACCGATCCAAAGGAAAGCTTCACCCCGCCGGAGACGCTAACCGTCGTGGACGAGCGGAAATATGGCGCGGCCAGACTGTATTTCATGACCGCAGTGGACCAAGATTAA
- a CDS encoding pseudouridine synthase yields the protein MSTQRPENTPDSDASQATQRIAKAMARAGLCSRREAERWIEEGRVVVNDRKIDSPAVNVGPDDVVLVDDKPLPKQEPTRLWCYHKPVGLVTSARDEKGRATVFDNLPKSMPRVISIGRLDLNSEGLLLLTNDGELARKLELPQTGWKRKYRVRVRGRVDEAKLESLKAGITVEGVHYDRIDAELERQQGSNAWVAISLREGKNREIRRVMEHLGYSVNRLIRVSYGPFNLGTLARGETDEVTPGVIRDIMGNPHKGAKAKPRKNKPRRHKPKTAARKPGAKVQAKRSGPKKPQGKA from the coding sequence ATGAGCACACAACGCCCCGAAAACACGCCCGACTCCGACGCCTCCCAGGCGACGCAACGCATCGCCAAGGCCATGGCCCGCGCCGGCCTTTGTTCACGCCGTGAGGCCGAACGCTGGATCGAGGAAGGCCGTGTGGTCGTCAACGACCGCAAGATCGACAGCCCCGCCGTGAATGTCGGCCCGGATGACGTCGTCCTGGTCGACGACAAACCGCTGCCCAAACAGGAACCGACCCGCCTGTGGTGTTATCACAAACCCGTCGGTCTCGTCACCAGCGCGCGCGACGAAAAGGGCCGGGCAACCGTATTCGACAATCTGCCGAAATCCATGCCGCGCGTGATTTCCATCGGGCGTCTGGACCTGAATTCCGAAGGCCTGCTGCTGCTGACCAATGATGGGGAACTGGCGCGTAAGCTGGAACTGCCGCAGACCGGCTGGAAACGGAAATACCGCGTACGCGTACGCGGTCGTGTGGACGAGGCCAAGTTGGAAAGCCTGAAGGCGGGCATTACCGTTGAAGGTGTCCACTATGACCGCATCGACGCGGAACTGGAGCGTCAGCAGGGTTCCAACGCCTGGGTCGCAATCTCCCTGCGCGAGGGCAAGAACCGCGAAATCCGCCGCGTGATGGAACATCTGGGCTACAGCGTGAACCGCCTGATCCGCGTGAGCTATGGCCCCTTCAACCTGGGCACCCTGGCTCGCGGTGAAACTGATGAGGTCACCCCGGGCGTGATCCGCGACATCATGGGCAACCCCCACAAGGGGGCCAAAGCCAAACCGCGGAAGAACAAACCCCGCCGCCACAAACCGAAAACGGCTGCCCGCAAACCTGGCGCCAAAGTCCAGGCCAAACGTTCCGGCCCGAAAAAGCCTCAGGGAAAGGCGTAG
- a CDS encoding nucleoside deaminase has protein sequence MLPKTGMTNGYMALAIDEAKAAATRGEVPVGAVVVDVATGDVLGRAGNRVEELNDPTAHAELLAVREACIRKDSARLPGCDLYVTLEPCAMCATALSFARIRRVYYGAYDPKGGGVDHGARIYERNTCHHRPDVIGGLSEKECGDLLKLFFKDRRDQTD, from the coding sequence ATGTTGCCAAAGACCGGAATGACCAATGGATATATGGCTCTTGCCATTGACGAGGCAAAGGCGGCGGCCACGCGTGGCGAAGTGCCGGTTGGCGCCGTTGTGGTCGACGTGGCCACGGGAGATGTGCTGGGCCGGGCCGGGAACCGGGTAGAGGAATTGAACGATCCCACAGCCCATGCGGAGCTGTTGGCGGTGCGTGAGGCCTGTATCCGCAAGGACAGCGCACGCCTGCCCGGTTGTGACCTCTATGTCACGCTGGAGCCTTGTGCCATGTGCGCGACGGCCCTGTCCTTTGCCCGTATCCGCCGGGTCTATTACGGCGCTTATGACCCGAAAGGCGGCGGGGTGGATCATGGCGCGCGTATCTATGAGCGCAACACCTGTCACCATCGGCCCGATGTAATCGGGGGGCTTTCGGAAAAAGAATGCGGCGATCTCCTGAAACTCTTTTTCAAGGACCGCCGCGACCAGACGGACTAG
- the gcvA gene encoding transcriptional regulator GcvA produces the protein MRPLPPIAAMRALEAAARHLSFTRAADELHITQSAVSHQIRHLEEFWGFPLFKRQSRGLILTEQGEALADVIRSFLEQMEQTLGRLTETEVRGPLKVSLLQSFAVKWLVPRLPDFQAVHPEIDVWISTNDDPIDFGEGEADLAIRLGGGNYPSLFSELLLTEKVFPVCSPRLAERLGMPECPRDLLRYPLMLRNNEERTATWQEWFLRAGVENPQLADGPRFPDTNMALQAALADQGVALVRSAHVGDDLEAGRLIRLFDVDYPSASAYYLVCPKGRENQPKIKAFREWLQEEAAAARSSYAALGI, from the coding sequence ATGCGCCCTTTGCCCCCGATTGCGGCCATGCGGGCCCTGGAAGCGGCCGCGCGGCATTTGAGCTTTACGCGTGCTGCGGATGAGCTTCACATCACGCAAAGTGCGGTCAGCCACCAGATCCGCCATCTGGAGGAGTTCTGGGGATTTCCGCTGTTCAAGCGGCAAAGCCGGGGGCTGATCCTGACAGAGCAGGGGGAGGCCCTCGCAGACGTGATCCGTTCTTTCCTGGAACAGATGGAGCAGACCCTTGGCCGTCTGACGGAAACTGAGGTCCGTGGTCCCCTGAAAGTCAGCCTGCTGCAATCTTTTGCGGTGAAATGGCTGGTGCCTCGCCTGCCGGACTTCCAGGCTGTTCATCCGGAAATCGATGTCTGGATTTCAACCAATGACGATCCTATTGATTTCGGTGAGGGCGAGGCGGATCTGGCCATTCGTCTGGGAGGGGGGAATTATCCCTCGCTTTTTTCAGAGCTTTTGCTGACGGAGAAAGTCTTTCCGGTTTGCAGCCCCCGCCTGGCGGAACGGTTGGGGATGCCGGAATGCCCCCGTGACCTGCTGCGTTATCCGCTGATGCTGCGCAATAATGAGGAACGAACGGCAACTTGGCAGGAATGGTTCCTGCGCGCAGGGGTGGAAAATCCGCAACTGGCGGATGGTCCGCGTTTCCCCGACACCAATATGGCGCTTCAGGCGGCGCTGGCTGATCAGGGCGTGGCTCTGGTGCGCAGTGCCCATGTTGGTGACGATCTTGAGGCCGGGCGATTGATCCGCCTGTTCGACGTCGATTACCCGTCGGCGTCGGCCTATTATCTGGTTTGTCCCAAAGGCCGGGAGAACCAGCCCAAGATCAAGGCATTCCGGGAATGGCTACAGGAAGAGGCAGCGGCTGCACGGTCAAGCTATGCCGCGCTGGGCATATAG